In the Roseofilum capinflatum BLCC-M114 genome, TTTGATCGAGCTGCTCCTGAGCCTCTTTTTCTCCCTCTGCTTGCAGTTTCAAATCAATATATTTACCAATTCTCACCCCTTCCACGGTTTCATATCCCAACTGTTTTAAGCCCGACTCCACCGCAACCCCCGCCGGATCGAGAACGGAAGGGCGCAGGGTGACAAAAATTTTCGCACGATAGGTTTGAGCCACGATTGACTTGCCTTTAGGGTACACCACTTTATAAGAGTACACCCCCTCTCCTCAGAAAGAAACTGCTACAGTGTGCAATTGAACTCTTATCAAACATAAATACCCATGAATCCCTTGAATCGGCGATCGCTCTTACGCCTTATTCTCAGCAGTGTGCTGCTCCTGGCGCTCTCCCTACCCTGGGCAACCCCCACCCTCGCCCTAGGAGGCAAACTTCCCCAAATTGGCGAACCTGCGCCCTCTTTCCAACTCCCCACGAATACCGGAGATGGAGAAATCGCCCTTTCCGACTACCAAGGACAATGGGTAGTAGCCTACTTCTATCCTGCCGACTTTACCCCCGGTTGCACTCTAGAAGCACGGCGGTTTCAACAAGACTTACCCGAATACCTAGAGCGCAATACGCAAATTTTAGGCATTAGCGCCGATGACATCAAATCCCATGCCGATTTCTGTGATAGTGAAGGCTTAAAATTTCCCCTACTCGCCGATACTACCGGGGAAGTGAGCAAAGCCTATGGTTCCTGGTTACGGTTTATCTCCATGCGCCATACGTTTATTATCGACCCCGATGGCATTCTCCGCGCCACCTTTACCGGCGTTCGTCCTGCTATTCATTCCCAAGAAGTTCTCGCCCGTTTGGACGAACTGCAAGCGTAATGCACGGTTTATTGCAGATAATCTTGCACGGTTTCTACAGGTAAGGATAGGATGTTGGCGATCGCCTCGGCATCAAGTCCCATTGCTGCTAA is a window encoding:
- a CDS encoding peroxiredoxin, producing the protein MNRRSLLRLILSSVLLLALSLPWATPTLALGGKLPQIGEPAPSFQLPTNTGDGEIALSDYQGQWVVAYFYPADFTPGCTLEARRFQQDLPEYLERNTQILGISADDIKSHADFCDSEGLKFPLLADTTGEVSKAYGSWLRFISMRHTFIIDPDGILRATFTGVRPAIHSQEVLARLDELQA
- the purS gene encoding phosphoribosylformylglycinamidine synthase subunit PurS yields the protein MAQTYRAKIFVTLRPSVLDPAGVAVESGLKQLGYETVEGVRIGKYIDLKLQAEGEKEAQEQLDQMCDRLLANPVIENYRFDLIPE